The following coding sequences lie in one Salvelinus fontinalis isolate EN_2023a chromosome 21, ASM2944872v1, whole genome shotgun sequence genomic window:
- the LOC129819160 gene encoding LOW QUALITY PROTEIN: repetin-like (The sequence of the model RefSeq protein was modified relative to this genomic sequence to represent the inferred CDS: substituted 2 bases at 2 genomic stop codons) — MVFSVLFYDPQKSHGIHLKSTDRKGQTDSKGQTDRKGQTDSKGQTDSKGQTDSKRQTDRKGQTDSKRQTDRKGQTDSKRQTDSKKGQTDRKGQTDSKRQTDRKGQTDRKGQTDSKGQTDSKGQTDRKGQTDRKGQTDSKGQTDRKGQTDKTDSKGQTDRKGQTDRKGQTDRKGQTDRKGQTDSKXQTDSKXQTDRKGQTDRKGQTDRKGQTDRKGQTDRKGQTDSKRQTDSK, encoded by the exons ACTGATAGAAAGGGACAGACTGATAGTAAGGGACAGACTGATAGAAAGGGACAGACTGATAGTAAGGGACAGACTGATAGTAAAGGACAGACTGATAGTAAGAGACAGACTGATAGAAAGGGACAGACTGATAGTAAGAGACAGACTGATAGAAAGGGACAGACTGACAGTAAGAGACAGACTGATAGTAA AAAGGGACAGACTGATAGAAAGGGACAGACTGATAGTAAGCGACAGACTGATAGAAAGGGACAGACTGATAGAAAGGGACAGACTGATAGTAAGGGACAGACTGATAGTAAGGGACAGACTGATAGAAAGGGACAGACTGATAGAAAGGGACAGACTGATAGTAAGGGACAGACTGATAGAAAGGGACAGACTGATA AGACTGACAGTAAGGGACAGACTGATAGAAAGGGACAGACTGATAGAAAGGGACAGACTGATAGAAAGGGACAGACTGATAGAAAGGGACAGACTGATAGTAAGTGACAGACTGATAGTAAGTGACAGACTGATAGAAAGGGACAGACTGATAGAAAGGGACAGACTGATAGAAAGGGACAGACTGATAGAAAGGGACAGACTGATAGAAAGGGACAAACTGACAGTAAGAGACAGACTGATAGTAAGTGA